The following proteins are encoded in a genomic region of Cellulomonas sp. ES6:
- a CDS encoding WYL domain-containing protein, with product MPEQIQPAERLLNLVIALVHTPGRMTKEQIRRTVAGYGDAASDEAFERMFERDKDTLRELGIPVTTVTAAGHGDDIGYRVDQDAYALPPLELTAAELGALSLAAEFWQDRSVRADTSRALTKLRAVGAGSGATDLAAGLVPRVRAGGDAFRPLLDAVQARQRVRFTYRAANTGEVRERLVEPWRLVARRGGWFLVGRDVDRAAPRSYRLSRIEGRVRPDGDDGAFDPPATQQMESALRSWDAGQERTAVLALRPERAEALRARGSATALPADADPALRAVVADRDLVRVPYRATWELAEEVAGYGDAVLVADPPALRAAVLRLLRSAAALAGPDAGAGPGTGEDGRG from the coding sequence ATGCCCGAACAGATCCAGCCCGCCGAGCGGCTGCTCAACCTCGTCATCGCCCTGGTGCACACCCCGGGCCGCATGACGAAGGAGCAGATCCGCCGCACCGTCGCGGGCTACGGCGACGCCGCGTCCGACGAGGCGTTCGAGCGGATGTTCGAGCGGGACAAGGACACGCTGCGCGAGCTCGGCATCCCCGTGACGACGGTGACCGCCGCGGGGCACGGCGACGACATCGGCTACCGGGTCGACCAGGACGCGTACGCCCTGCCGCCGCTGGAGCTGACGGCCGCCGAGCTCGGCGCGCTGTCGCTGGCGGCCGAGTTCTGGCAGGACCGCTCGGTGCGGGCGGACACGTCGCGGGCGCTGACCAAGCTGCGCGCGGTGGGCGCGGGCTCGGGTGCGACCGACCTCGCCGCGGGCCTGGTGCCGCGGGTGCGGGCCGGCGGCGACGCGTTCCGGCCCCTGCTCGACGCCGTGCAGGCCCGGCAGCGGGTGCGGTTCACGTACCGCGCGGCGAACACGGGGGAGGTGCGCGAGCGTCTCGTCGAGCCGTGGCGGCTCGTGGCGCGCCGCGGCGGCTGGTTCCTGGTCGGCCGCGACGTCGACCGCGCGGCGCCCCGGTCGTACCGGCTGAGCCGCATCGAGGGCCGCGTGCGTCCGGACGGGGACGACGGCGCGTTCGACCCGCCCGCGACGCAGCAGATGGAGTCGGCCCTGCGGTCGTGGGACGCGGGGCAGGAGCGCACGGCGGTGCTGGCGCTGCGCCCGGAGCGGGCGGAGGCGCTGCGGGCGCGCGGCTCCGCCACGGCGCTGCCGGCCGACGCCGACCCGGCGCTGCGCGCGGTGGTCGCCGACCGCGACCTGGTGCGCGTGCCGTACCGCGCGACGTGGGAGCTCGCGGAGGAGGTCGCCGGGTACGGCGACGCGGTGCTGGTCGCGGACCCGCCGGCGCTGCGCGCGGCCGTGCTGCGGCTGCTGCGGAGCGCCGCGGCGCTGGCGGGACCGGACGCGGGTGCGGGACCCGGCACGGGGGAGGACGGACGTGGCTGA
- the hisG gene encoding ATP phosphoribosyltransferase — translation MLRIAVPNKGSLAEPAAEMLREAGYRQRRDSRELVLPDADNGVEFFFLRPRDIAVYVGTGTVDVGITGRDLLLDSGSPATEHLPLGFARSTFRFATQAGTMNDVREVAGRRVATSYPVLVGQYLASQGVEPAEVVRLDGAVETAIRLGVADVIADVVETGTTLRAAGLDVFGAPILTSEAVLVRRADGPEPAGLDVLTRRLQGVLTAREYVLMDYDVPLELVDRAVAVTPGLESPTVSPLHNTDWAAVRVMVRRSETNKVMDALYDVGARAILVTSIHACRL, via the coding sequence GTGCTGAGGATCGCCGTCCCGAACAAGGGCTCGCTCGCCGAGCCCGCCGCCGAGATGCTGCGCGAGGCGGGCTACCGCCAGCGCCGCGACTCCCGCGAGCTCGTCCTGCCCGACGCCGACAACGGCGTCGAGTTCTTCTTCCTGCGCCCGCGCGACATCGCCGTGTACGTCGGCACCGGCACCGTCGACGTCGGCATCACCGGGCGAGACCTGCTGCTCGACTCCGGCTCGCCCGCCACGGAGCACCTGCCGCTCGGGTTCGCCCGCTCCACGTTCCGGTTCGCGACGCAGGCGGGCACGATGAACGACGTCCGCGAGGTCGCCGGCCGGCGCGTGGCGACGTCCTACCCGGTGCTCGTCGGGCAGTACCTCGCCTCGCAGGGCGTCGAGCCCGCCGAGGTCGTGCGGCTGGACGGCGCCGTCGAGACCGCGATCCGGCTGGGCGTGGCGGACGTCATCGCCGACGTCGTCGAGACGGGCACGACGCTGCGCGCCGCCGGGCTCGACGTGTTCGGCGCGCCGATCCTCACCTCGGAGGCCGTCCTCGTGCGCCGCGCCGACGGCCCGGAGCCTGCGGGGCTCGACGTCCTGACCCGGCGGCTGCAGGGCGTGCTGACCGCCCGCGAGTACGTCCTCATGGACTACGACGTCCCGCTGGAGCTGGTGGACCGGGCCGTCGCCGTGACCCCCGGCCTGGAGTCGCCGACGGTCTCCCCGCTCCACAACACCGACTGGGCGGCCGTGCGCGTCATGGTGCGGCGCAGCGAGACCAACAAGGTCATGGACGCCCTGTACGACGTGGGCGCGCGCGCGATCCTCGTCACCTCGATCCACGCCTGCCGGCTGTAG
- a CDS encoding DUF3866 family protein: protein MITWRSGVVESVGRAWPGAVELSVVVEDGVSGPDPVSVRALAYPALVGSPGPGDRVLLNVSALARGLGTGGYALVVAPGRLPADPQAGPGHLVKARYTPLQAMVLGVDDQESPHHEVLRDADDLAGLPVVVADLHSALPAVVAGVRYADALTGGHGGEPLRVAYVMSDGGALPAWFSRAVAGLREAGWIASCLTAGQAFGGDLEAVTVHTALLAARHVVRADVVVVAQGPGNLGTGTRWGFSGVAAGEAVNAAAVLGGRPVASLRVSGADARERHLGVSHHSLTAYGRVALAPADVVVPVFEPAAPAEDGTGPDAAQTPAGLTVPDPQEHPGAHLAAVGRRVRQQALALGAPAGRHRLVEVPAGADLLTALGASPVRLSTMGRGLAQDPAAFLAAAAAGVHAARLARGVGDDGTAPQA, encoded by the coding sequence GTGATCACGTGGCGCTCGGGTGTGGTGGAGTCGGTCGGACGCGCGTGGCCGGGAGCCGTGGAGCTGTCCGTCGTCGTCGAGGACGGCGTGAGCGGCCCCGACCCGGTGTCGGTGCGGGCGCTCGCCTACCCCGCCCTGGTCGGCTCGCCCGGGCCCGGGGACCGCGTGCTGCTGAACGTCTCCGCGCTCGCCCGGGGGCTCGGCACCGGCGGGTACGCGCTGGTCGTCGCGCCCGGCCGGCTGCCCGCCGACCCGCAGGCCGGCCCGGGGCACCTGGTGAAGGCCCGGTACACCCCGCTGCAGGCCATGGTGCTCGGCGTCGACGACCAGGAGTCGCCGCACCACGAGGTGCTGCGGGACGCCGACGACCTGGCGGGGCTCCCCGTCGTCGTGGCCGACCTGCACTCCGCCCTGCCCGCGGTCGTCGCCGGGGTCCGGTACGCCGACGCGCTGACCGGCGGCCACGGCGGCGAGCCGCTGCGGGTCGCGTACGTCATGTCCGACGGCGGGGCGCTGCCGGCGTGGTTCTCGCGCGCGGTGGCCGGCCTGCGGGAGGCCGGCTGGATCGCCTCGTGCCTGACGGCCGGGCAGGCGTTCGGCGGCGACCTCGAGGCCGTCACGGTCCACACGGCCCTGCTCGCCGCCCGCCACGTCGTGCGGGCCGACGTGGTGGTGGTCGCGCAGGGGCCCGGCAACCTCGGCACCGGGACGCGGTGGGGCTTCTCGGGCGTCGCCGCCGGGGAGGCCGTGAACGCCGCGGCCGTGCTCGGCGGCCGGCCGGTCGCCTCGCTGCGGGTCTCGGGCGCCGACGCCCGGGAGCGGCACCTGGGCGTGTCGCACCACTCCCTGACCGCGTACGGGCGCGTGGCCCTGGCCCCGGCGGACGTCGTGGTGCCCGTGTTCGAGCCGGCGGCACCGGCGGAGGACGGCACCGGCCCCGACGCCGCGCAGACGCCGGCGGGCCTCACCGTCCCGGATCCCCAGGAGCACCCGGGCGCCCACCTCGCGGCCGTGGGCCGGCGGGTGCGGCAGCAGGCGCTCGCCCTGGGCGCCCCCGCCGGCCGGCACCGGCTGGTCGAGGTCCCGGCCGGCGCGGACCTGCTCACCGCGCTGGGCGCCTCGCCCGTCCGGCTCTCCACGATGGGCCGGGGCCTCGCCCAGGACCCGGCGGCGTTCCTCGCGGCCGCCGCGGCCGGGGTGCACGCCGCCCGGCTCGCGCGGGGGGTCGGCGACGACGGGACCGCGCCGCAGGCCTGA
- a CDS encoding PH domain-containing protein — protein MPGAGGDGAAPGGAGTGRALDDVFRPRAARWVTTVLAVVVAAATVLLLVLLPRTGLVGLGAGDRLGFGLLGAAIVWFCWRQATVSATPTPEGLRVRNLATTRTVPWAQIVWVRFGEGRPWVQLDLDDGDTLAVMGVQRADGELAQREARRLATLVASRTRTARDD, from the coding sequence GTGCCGGGTGCGGGGGGCGACGGGGCGGCGCCGGGCGGCGCAGGGACCGGACGGGCGCTGGACGACGTGTTCCGGCCCCGGGCGGCGCGCTGGGTGACGACCGTGCTGGCGGTGGTCGTGGCCGCCGCCACGGTGCTGCTGCTCGTGCTGCTGCCCCGCACCGGCCTGGTCGGTCTCGGGGCGGGGGACCGGCTCGGGTTCGGGCTGCTCGGCGCCGCCATCGTCTGGTTCTGCTGGCGGCAGGCGACGGTGTCCGCCACCCCGACCCCCGAGGGCCTGCGGGTGCGCAACCTCGCCACCACGCGCACCGTCCCGTGGGCGCAGATCGTCTGGGTGCGGTTCGGTGAGGGCCGGCCGTGGGTGCAGCTCGACCTGGACGACGGCGACACGCTCGCGGTGATGGGCGTGCAGCGCGCCGACGGCGAGCTGGCGCAGCGCGAGGCGCGGCGCCTGGCGACGCTGGTGGCGTCCCGGACGCGGACCGCGCGCGACGACTGA